In Crinalium epipsammum PCC 9333, the following are encoded in one genomic region:
- a CDS encoding phosphodiester glycosidase family protein encodes MVKMIFKTKTSCGQVRIKSLSYLKKLSLNYFSLTLLFLASAQVGQTQQVSENLSSNVALSSSITSNSPTLNPQQLAATLPQLVKQGTQISLNGRTLPIAWSQWKSGKSTRTGISDTGLMQATGVELLNTNNSNKQPVVWFSKSQKPLSLDAKLVGSYRYLDITNFSKTAGWQLQIENNILKISSPSASIKNIQQESQPLQTKDGISISPQRIIVELDKPTPWQVSQNRNEGIITIEGIAEPELIQRYTPPVVTPPTQNPTLPDEGSGNNLNLNPVPVLPFPPTSIPVPTPQPQDTSQIKLESSQNQTTIKVNVPTGWRLRASTISNPNRLVIDIAPDALVERNILWSPGVRWQQKLVNLGADRFPIVWLEVDPKQRGLTLKPIWSNSNTLVGTAPLLKIAPLSQASAAVNAGFFNRKQLVPLGAIRQDNRWVSSPILNRGAIAWNNNGNIKIGRLTLDETITTSTGENLPIFGLNSGYVQAGIARYTPTWGTTYTPLTDNEILVVVQNNQVANLVMGGKSGQTPFPIPSDGYLLTIRAKPELADVFTVDKVLRINSSTNPVEFSQYSNVVGAGPVLIQNRQIVLDAKAEKFSDAFIAEAAIRTAIATTPSGKIIIAAVHNRAGGAGPTLAEFAQLMQQMGVVDALNLDGGSSTSLYLGGQLINRSPATAARVHNGIGIFLNTP; translated from the coding sequence ATGGTAAAAATGATTTTTAAGACGAAAACGAGTTGCGGTCAAGTTAGAATTAAATCATTAAGCTACTTAAAAAAGCTTTCTCTCAATTACTTCAGTTTAACATTGCTTTTCTTAGCAAGCGCACAAGTTGGTCAAACACAACAAGTATCCGAAAATCTTTCTTCAAATGTTGCTTTATCGTCCTCAATCACTAGCAATTCACCAACATTAAATCCTCAACAGCTTGCCGCAACATTACCGCAATTAGTAAAACAAGGAACTCAGATTTCCTTGAACGGTAGAACATTACCCATCGCTTGGAGTCAATGGAAGAGTGGTAAATCAACTCGGACAGGTATCAGCGATACAGGGTTGATGCAAGCAACGGGAGTGGAATTGTTAAATACTAATAATTCTAATAAACAGCCTGTAGTGTGGTTTTCTAAATCCCAAAAGCCATTATCGCTAGATGCTAAATTAGTGGGTAGCTATCGCTATCTAGATATTACCAATTTTAGCAAAACTGCTGGCTGGCAACTTCAAATTGAGAACAATATCCTCAAAATTTCCTCACCGTCTGCCAGTATCAAAAATATTCAACAAGAAAGCCAACCATTGCAGACAAAAGACGGTATATCAATATCTCCACAGCGTATTATTGTTGAATTAGATAAACCGACTCCTTGGCAAGTTAGCCAAAATCGTAATGAAGGAATAATTACGATTGAAGGAATAGCTGAACCAGAACTGATACAGCGTTATACTCCTCCTGTTGTAACCCCTCCAACTCAAAACCCAACTTTACCTGATGAAGGCTCAGGAAATAATTTAAACTTAAATCCTGTGCCTGTGTTACCTTTTCCCCCGACATCTATCCCTGTACCAACGCCTCAACCACAAGATACCTCCCAAATCAAACTTGAAAGCTCTCAAAACCAAACTACAATTAAAGTAAACGTTCCTACTGGTTGGCGTTTACGCGCCTCAACTATATCTAACCCGAATCGCTTAGTAATAGATATTGCACCAGATGCGCTTGTAGAGCGAAATATTCTGTGGTCACCAGGAGTGCGTTGGCAACAAAAGTTAGTAAATCTTGGAGCAGACCGTTTTCCGATAGTATGGCTAGAAGTTGACCCAAAACAACGCGGGTTAACCCTTAAACCAATTTGGAGTAATTCCAATACTTTAGTTGGTACTGCTCCATTGTTAAAAATAGCGCCATTATCGCAAGCATCTGCGGCAGTTAATGCTGGCTTTTTTAATCGTAAGCAATTAGTACCTTTAGGGGCAATCCGTCAAGATAACCGATGGGTATCTAGCCCAATTTTAAATCGGGGTGCGATCGCATGGAACAATAACGGCAATATTAAAATAGGTCGTCTCACCCTTGATGAAACCATAACTACATCCACAGGCGAAAATCTCCCCATATTTGGTCTTAACAGTGGCTACGTCCAAGCTGGAATTGCCCGTTACACTCCTACATGGGGAACCACCTACACCCCCCTAACAGATAATGAAATACTTGTAGTTGTTCAAAACAACCAAGTCGCCAATTTAGTTATGGGAGGAAAATCTGGTCAAACTCCATTTCCCATACCATCTGACGGATACTTGCTGACAATCAGAGCAAAACCAGAATTAGCTGATGTATTTACAGTCGATAAGGTTCTCCGCATCAACAGTAGTACGAACCCAGTGGAATTTAGTCAATACTCTAATGTAGTAGGAGCAGGTCCAGTATTAATTCAAAATCGCCAAATTGTTCTAGATGCCAAAGCAGAAAAATTCAGCGATGCCTTTATAGCTGAAGCAGCAATTCGGACTGCGATCGCTACTACACCATCTGGTAAAATCATCATAGCTGCTGTTCATAACCGTGCAGGGGGTGCTGGTCCCACCCTGGCAGAATTTGCCCAACTCATGCAACAAATGGGAGTTGTAGATGCCCTCAACCTCGACGGTGGTAGCTCTACCAGCCTTTATTTAGGGGGACAACTAATTAATCGCTCTCCTGCTACCGCAGCCCGTGTTCACAACGGCATTGGTATCTTCTTGAATACTCCCTAG
- a CDS encoding phosphomannose isomerase type II C-terminal cupin domain yields the protein MTQTKKIDQVSEKLLPTSIPSNVVAATELRPWGSFTILEEGNGYKIKRIEVKPGHRLSLQMHHHRSEHWIVVCGTAKVTCGDQELVLSNNQSTYVPQCTTHRLENPGVIPLVLIEVQNGEYLGEDDIVRFQDDYSRNN from the coding sequence ATGACTCAAACCAAAAAAATTGATCAAGTATCGGAAAAATTATTACCTACATCAATTCCAAGTAACGTAGTTGCTGCTACAGAACTAAGACCTTGGGGTTCTTTCACGATTTTAGAAGAAGGAAATGGCTATAAAATTAAGCGAATTGAAGTCAAGCCTGGACATCGCCTCAGTCTGCAAATGCACCACCATAGAAGTGAACACTGGATTGTAGTTTGTGGAACAGCAAAAGTTACTTGTGGCGATCAAGAATTAGTTCTCAGTAACAATCAGTCTACTTACGTTCCTCAATGCACAACTCACCGTCTAGAAAATCCAGGCGTAATTCCTTTAGTTTTGATTGAAGTGCAAAACGGGGAATATTTGGGAGAAGATGATATTGTACGTTTTCAAGATGATTACTCTCGTAACAATTAA